From Epinephelus lanceolatus isolate andai-2023 chromosome 5, ASM4190304v1, whole genome shotgun sequence, the proteins below share one genomic window:
- the rpp25a gene encoding ribonuclease P protein subunit p25a, with protein sequence MGEPRGQTKGSNAGSSPVLEPQSASFNPDAPSSSLSPKLAQSNFRRVSRTDDSSPYPIPGLAPDILHMRVKEGSKIRNLLRFATARMQGDGKDSNETSLRQVVFTGSGRGVTKTITCVEILKRKVGELHQVSKLYYKTVNEVWESSQQGEPGVTVQRTVPAICILLSKDPLDPQEPGYQPPETLSVPTEDAERRRALLRPAHSPSSQHTAKRVCLDDWSVCSPWTSS encoded by the coding sequence ATGGGTGAACCCAGGGGTCAGACGAAGGGTTCAAATGCTGGAAGCAGCCCTGTATTGGAACCGCAGTCTGCTTCGTTCAACCCTGATGCCCCATCTTCATCTTTGTCTCCAAAACTTGCCCAGAGCAACTTCAGGAGAGTCAGTCGCACAGACGACAGCAGCCCCTATCCGATCCCTGGCCTAGCACCAGACATCCTGCACATGCGAGTGAAAGAAGGGAGCAAGATCCGCAATTTGCTACGGTTTGCAACAGCTCGCATGCAAGGGGATGGGAAAGACAGCAATGAGACATCACTGAGACAAGTGGTCTTCACTGGCTCAGGTAGAGGAGTCACAAAGACCATCACCTGTGTGGAGATTCTGAAACGTAAAGTGGGGGAGCTCCACCAGGTGTCCAAGCTCTACTACAAGACAGTGAATGAGGTCTGGGAGAGTTCACAACAAGGAGAACCAGGTGTAACCGTGCAGAGGACAGTCCCTGCCATCTGTATCCTGCTCTCTAAAGACCCTCTGGATCCACAGGAGCCTGGATACCAACCCCCTGAAACCCTGAGTGTTCCCACAGAGGACGCAGAGAGACGCAGAGCTCTGCTCAGGCCAGCTCACAGTCCCTCCTCACAGCACACAGCCAAGAGAGTCTGTCTGGATGACTGGAGTGTGTGTTCTCCATGGACGTCTTCATGA
- the cox5aa gene encoding cytochrome c oxidase subunit 5Aa, translating to MFRAAVRLSVSGVRSLTRRQPGCQAVLASRCYSHGKQETDEEFDARWVTYFNKPDIDAWELRKGMNTLIGYDLVPEPKILEAALRACRRLNDLASAIRILEAVKDKSGPHKEIYPYLIQELRPTLDELGISTPEELGIDKV from the exons ATGTTCAGAGCCGCCGTCCGACTGTCGGTCTCCGGTGTCCGGAGTTTAACCCGCAGGCAACCTGGGTGCCAAG CTGTTTTGGCCTCAAGGTGTTACTCACATGGAAAGCAAGAGACAGACGAGGAGTTTGACGCCCGCTGGGTCACCTACTTTAACAAGCCAGACATTGACGCATGGGAGCTGAGGAAAG GGATGAACACGTTGATCGGTTATGATCTGGTACCTGAGCCAAAGATTCTCGAGGCAGCACTGAGAGCCTGTCGGAGGTTAAACGACTTGGCCAGCGCTATCCGAATTTTGGAAGCTGTAAAG GACAAATCCGGCCCTCATAAAGAGATCTACCCGTATCTGATCCAAGAGCTGCGGCCAACATTAGATGAGCTCGGCATCTCTACACCTGAAGAGCTCGGCATCGACAAAGTGTAG